GCACAGAGAATTTTTCCTTTATACATGAAATGCGGGAAACTCCATTTCCAGCCTTCCTCAACATCGGGGCAGGTTTCGTGGATGATTTCACGAAGATAATGGAGAATGGGTTTTGCAAATGGCTGGGCATTATCAATATAGGCATCGATTCGTGGATCTGCTGTAGACATGATTTAAATGTTTAAGTAAAAATAATAATTTTCGGAATACAGAATTTACAACACATGAAAAAAGCTCAGAAATGAAATTGCAGCTCAGTTTGCACCAAAATAAAAAGCATTGAAAACTCAATGCTCTTTATCCTTTCATTTTACTTTTTACCCATTTTCCCGGGACAGGATTTAATGAAAAAAGCCGGAGGCAATCCGGCTTTAATTTTATACTACACCTTGCGCAAGCATGGCCTCAGCCACTTTTACGAAACCTGCGATATTCGCACCTTTCACGTAGTTTACATAGCCGTCTTCTTCTTTACCGTAATCTCTACAAGCTTTGTGAATACCGATCATAATTTCCTTCAGTCTCGCATCAACTTCTTCTGATGACCAGTTTAATCGGATAGAGTTCTGGGTCATTTCTAAACCGGAAGTTGCAACGCCGCCAGCATTGGAAGCTTTCCCCGGGGAGAAAAGAACTTTCTTCTCCAGGAAATAATTAATTGCATCTAAAGTTGAAGGCATATTTGCAGCTTCGGTAACGCAGATTACTCCGTTTGCTACCAGATTTTTTGCATCTTCCAAATTAAGTTCGTTCTGTGTTGCTGCAGGAATTGCAACATCACATTTTACTTCCCAAGGGCGTTTTCCTGCATGGAATTCTGCAGTTGGGAATTTCTTCGCATAATCTTCGGCTCTGTTATTGCCGGATGCACGAAGTTCAAGTAGATATTCAATTTTTTCGCCGGAAATTCCGTCTTTATCATAGATATATCCATCAGGACCGGAAATGGTAAGTACTTTTCCGCCTAATTCAGTTACTTTTTTAACCACACCCCAGGCTACGTTCCCGAAACCTGAAACACAAACTGTTTTTCCTTTGAAATCCTGACCAATGGTTTTAAGCATCTGCTCAGCAAAATATACCACACCGTAACCTGTTGCTTCCGGGCGGATTAATGAACCACCGTAAGCCAAACCTTTCCCGGTTAGAACTCCTGTAAATTCGTTTCTTATTTTTTTATACTGACCGAATAAATATCCGATTTCTCTTGCTCCAACACCAATGTCTCCAGCAGGAACGTCAGTTTCAGGACCAATGTGTTTGCACATTTCCGTCATGAAAGCCTGGCAGAAACGCATGATTTCCATATCAGATTTTCCCTGTGGATCGAAATCTGCACCTCCTTTTCCACCACCCATTGGCAATGTTGTTAAAGAGTTTTTGAAAGTCTGTTCGAAAGCCAAAAATTTAAGAACGGATAAATTTACGGTAGGATGAAAACGGATTCCGCCTTTGTATGGCCCAATTGCAGAGTTCATCTGAATTCTGAAACCGCGGTTTACCTGAATTTCTCCTTTGTCATCAACCCACGGCACGCGGAAAATTATTGTTCGCTCCGGCTCGGCCATTCTTTCCAGAAGTTTTTTTCCGGTGTATTGCTTTCTTGTTGAAATGAAAGGAATTACAGTAACTGCAACTTCTTTTACGGCCTGAAGAAATTCCGGTTCATTCGGATTTTTAGCTTCAATTCTGGCCATGAATTCCTGAATTTTCTGGTCTACGTTATAATTCTCCATAAGGGTTGATTAATATTGTCAACAAATTTAATTTTTTTTTCAAAACTTGCAACAAAAATTTTAATAATTACTAAAATATTAATGATATTAGAGTTTATTTTTATTAAATTCATAATTTTAACACTTATAATATCAATTATTGAATGTTAACAGAAAATTAATAAATTTTTAAAAACACTTGAATGCTAAATGGCAAGATATTGTCTTCCCGAAAGTGCTTTGATGTATCCTAAAATTTCAAGCTGAAGTAAATCGGGTAATATTTTATAAGACGGGATCTGAAGTTTCACCGATATTTCATCAAGGGAAAGCGGAATATTTTTATCCAACGATTGCAAAAGCGTTTGCTGAAATTCAGGAAGTTGAATCTTTATTTCTGAACTCGGAAACAGTTCGCCTGTTTTTTCGATATCATTAGAAAACCCCAATTGCTCTACGAGAGACGAAACCGTAGAAATCGCTGCTGCCTTATTCTGAAAAATAAGGTGATTGCAGCCCTGGCTGTATTTATCTGTAATCTTTCCGGGCAGTGCGAATACTTCCCGGTTGTAATTGTTGGCAAAAGTCGCTGTACTCATTGATCCACCTCCGAAAGCAGTTTCCACCACGATAGTTGCGGGAGATAAACCTGCGATAACTCGGTTTCTCTGGATAAAATTTTCGCGGTCGGGTTTTTGGCTGGAATTGAATTCAGTAAAAAGAACGCCGTTGTCTTCTAGTATTCTTTCCGAAAGTTTTCTGTTCTTACTTGGATAAAGCGTGTGGAATCCATGAGCCAAAATGGCAACGGTGGCAATATTTTTCTGGATTGAAACTTCATGAATTTCAGTATCTACTCCTAAAGCAAGACCGCTGATGGTGATTATTTTTCTGTCCTTCACTTCATTCAGAAAATCCTGCACAAAGTTTTTTCCGTAAGAAGTGATGTTGCGCGTTCCCACCATGCTTACCGGTTTGAGAGCGGTGTTGTAGCAGCCTTTCTGGTAAAGAATTGCTGGTGCATCTTCGCATTCATTAAGTTGATGGGGAAGGTTTCCAAGATGCCGAAGGTTGATTTGAATGTTATTTTTTTCGCAGAACTTGAGTTCATTTTCAGCGAATTTTAAATGATCCTCATTCCCAATTTCCAGGGAAATTTTTCTGCCGATGCCGTAAATGTTTTTGAGCCCGGATTTCGATAATTCCCAAACTTCCTTTGCAGAGCCTACTTCGCTCACCAGTTTTCTGAAGACCATGTCGCCAATCAGCGGGCAGTGTCGAAGCGCAACAGAATAGAGAGTTTCTTCGGAGAACATGGGCGATTTTTCTCAAAATTATTAAAAATTATTCATTTTTACGGATTTTGTCTAGATGATCCCAGGGATCTTCTTTTTTAAGATAAGGCAGCTCCTGAAAATCATCCGGATGGTTTTCTTTGTATTCCTGCCAAAGTTTATCATCTTTCTCGCTATAGTAGTTCGGGAACTGCCATATAAAACGCTTGTTCTTTTCGCCGGTTTTCCTGAAAACAAACGCCATGATTATACCTACCACCGCTCCGGAAAGGTGCGACTGCCAGGAAATTCTGCTGGGCTCTTCCAGCTTTGAGAATAATTCCTCTGGCATTACGCCCCAAACTAAACTTCCATAGTACAAAGCGACAATAAGGGACACGGTAAGCAGTTTCATATTCCACCGAAAAACGCCGCTGAAAAAGAGAAAGAAAGCAAGTACATATACGATCCCGCTGGCGCCTATGATGCACACGTAATTGAATTCGCCGGTAATTATATCAATGGGAGGCAGCAGCCAAACCAAAAATGCGGATGCCAACCAGCCAAGGAAAAAGACTTTTTTCGCAATGAACGGATAAAACTGAAAAAGCAGAAAGATGAGAACGAAAATGGGAACAGAATTCCCGAAAATATGTTCGAGATTGCCGTGCAGGAAAGGGGAGAAGAAAATACCCTTCAACCCGTCGGGATTCAGCGGGACAATGGCTCCGCTGCATCCATCAAAAAAGCCAAGATATTGCAGGAAAAATCCCAGCCACATTGCCGAAACCATTGTGGCTGCGTAAATTACCGCCTTGTAATTGAGGGATTCTTTTAGCATTCTTCTCTTTCGTCAAAACTGTGACCAAAATAATTTTTAAGTAAATATGGCTAATCTTTAGCAATCGAAAAACTAAAATAAGACAAAAAGTAATAAACAATTGATGCTGAAGTTTTAAGGTTTTATATGTTTGCCTTAAATTTGCAGCCTATGAGACAGTTTATTGCCTTTTTTTTATTGTTGATGTCGGTGTTTGCCTATTCCCAGGAAGGCAGAAATATTTTAAAGGAAATTGATTCGATTTCGCAGCGACGATGGGATTCTGTGTCTTTGGATTTAGACAGTCTTGCCAATCCTAAACTTGTCAATTTCGATGTGCATTTCAAAGATACCATTGTGATCCGCGATAAAGTAGTGATTTCCAACATCACAGAAGATATACCAATCACGCCTTATAACCTCCTGAAACTTAAAGAACCGGTACGGTGGTTTTACTTCGGCCAGAATAATCTGGTGTTCAACCAATCATCTTTTTCGAACTGGAACTCCGGGGGGAATAACAATATTGGCATTATCGGAAAAATCAATTATAATTTAAGTTATAAGAACCGCAAACATTTTCTTGATAACAACCTTCAGCTTGGTTACGGTTTTGTGACTACACAGGGAGAATCATCCCGAAAAACTGAGGATTACATCAACCTCATGACCAATTACGGTTATGACATCGGTAAGAATTTCTATCTCTCTACCGGTTTTCAGTTTTTGTCGCAGTTTTCTCCCGGCTACAATTATTCGGTTACGCCCAATCCTGAATTCGAAGACAGGGTTTCCAGATTTATGTCACCAGGTTATTTAAATGCCGGTCTCGGTATCTCCTACAACCCGAACGAAAATTTCCAGGTAATTTTCAGACCCGTCAACGGGAAATTCACTTTCGTTACCGATCCTTTTCTGCAGAAAGCGGGGAAATATGGTTTGGAAAGAGACGGACAAAGCGTTCGTTCGGAATTAGGTGCGCTCGTGAACATTCTTTACCGCCTGAAAATTTATAAAGACATCAATCTGGTAAATCAGGTGAACTTCTTCAGCAACTATGTAACCCACCCAGAACGGGTTGATATTGCATATAACGGAACTTTAAACATCCGTTTCAACAAATTTATTTCCACCGTAATCAGTCTTGATTTGCTTTATGATCACGACCAGCTTCAGAAACTTCAGATGAAACAGACGCTGGGTGTCGGATTTTCGTACAATTTAGGTTTCGAAAACAGAGAGAAAAACAAGAAGTTGATTAAGCCTTTCGCAGATTAACTGGCGTATTTCCTAAAGATTTAAACATTCCAGAATTCCCGGTCGAGGCTTCTATACTGAATCGCTTCGGCAATATGACTCGAATTTAAGGTTTCGGCGAGTTCTAAATCGGCGATGGTTCTGGCAACTTTCAGGATTCGGTCGTAGGCTCTCGCTGAAAGATTCAGTTTTTCCATCGCGGTTTTGATGAGGTTTTGCGAGGTCTCATCGAGTTCGCAGTATTTTTCAATTTCCTTCGGACCCATTTGGGCATTATAATGAATGTCAGCGTTGTGGTATCTTTTGGTCTGAATTTCCCTCGCCTTTAAAACACGGGTGCGGATTTCGTCACTTTTTTCGCCTTTTCTTCTGTCAGAGAGCTGGTCGAATTCCACTTTCTGAACTTCAATATGAATATCGATTCTGTCGAGCAAAGGACCCGAAAGTTTATTCATATACCGCTGCATTTCAAACTGCGAGGAAGTATTGTTGGGATCATCCGGAAAATAGCCGCTGGGACTTGGATTCATACTCGCCACGAGCATAAAACTCGCAGGATAATTAACGGTGAATTTTGCGCGTGAAATCGTGACTTCACGGTCTTCAAGTGGCTGGCGCATTACTTCGAGTACAGTTCTTTTGAATTCGGGCATTTCGTCCAGAAATAGAACGCCGTTGTGCGCAAGGGAAATTTCCCCGGGCTGTGGATAACTCCCGCCTCCTACCAATGCCACATCTGAAATTGTATGATGTGGACTTCTGAAAGGTCTTACCGTCATTAAAGAAGTTTCCGTGCCAATTTTGCCGGCTACAGAATGTATTTTGGTAGTTTCTAACGCTTCCTTCAGGGTTAATGGCGGAAGAATACTCGGAACCCGCTTTGCAAGCATGGTTTTGCCGCTTCCCGGTGGTCCGATAAGAATAATGTTGTGTCCGCCCGCTGCAGCAACTTCCATGGCGCGTTTGGCGGTTTCCTGGCCTTTCACTTCAGAAAAATCGGTCGGGAAGAAGTTGATTTTATCCTGAAATTCTTTTCGGGTATCAATAATAGTTCTTTCCAGCGGGATTCCCTCATTAAAAAAATCGATAACTTCTTTGATATTTTCGACACCGTAAACTTCCAACTGATCTACTATAGCAGCTTCACGGATATTCTGTTTCGGGAGAATGATTCCTTTAAAACCTTCTTCCCGTGCTTTTATTGCAATGGGTAACACTCCTTTGATGGGTAAAAGACCACCATCAAGAGAAAGTTCCCCCATAATGATGTAATTTCCTATTTCTTCGGCTTTGATCTGCTCTGAAGCGGAGAGAATTCCCAGGGCGATGCTGAGATCATATGCTGAGCCCTCTTTTCGTAAATCCGCCGGCGCCATATTGATGGTTATTTTTTTGCCGGGAATCTTAAACCCTACGTTCTTCAGGGCTGCTGAAATTCTGTAACTGCTTTCTTTGATTGCATTATCGGGAAGTCCCACAAGATGATAGCCTACGCCGGAAGTATCTACATTAACCTCGATCGTAATCGTTTGCGCAGAAACTCCGAAAATGGCGCTTCCGTAAATTTTTACTAGCATATCTGTGTTTTGAGATAAAATTAATAAAAATTAAAAGATGTTTTTGGGAAATTTTATACTGAAGCGGAATATTGGATGTTAAGCACAAAAAAAACTCCTCAATTTCTTGAGGAGTTTGTGGGCCCTGAGGGATTCGAACCCCCGACCCTCTGGGTGTAAAC
The window above is part of the Kaistella faecalis genome. Proteins encoded here:
- the gdhA gene encoding NADP-specific glutamate dehydrogenase, producing MENYNVDQKIQEFMARIEAKNPNEPEFLQAVKEVAVTVIPFISTRKQYTGKKLLERMAEPERTIIFRVPWVDDKGEIQVNRGFRIQMNSAIGPYKGGIRFHPTVNLSVLKFLAFEQTFKNSLTTLPMGGGKGGADFDPQGKSDMEIMRFCQAFMTEMCKHIGPETDVPAGDIGVGAREIGYLFGQYKKIRNEFTGVLTGKGLAYGGSLIRPEATGYGVVYFAEQMLKTIGQDFKGKTVCVSGFGNVAWGVVKKVTELGGKVLTISGPDGYIYDKDGISGEKIEYLLELRASGNNRAEDYAKKFPTAEFHAGKRPWEVKCDVAIPAATQNELNLEDAKNLVANGVICVTEAANMPSTLDAINYFLEKKVLFSPGKASNAGGVATSGLEMTQNSIRLNWSSEEVDARLKEIMIGIHKACRDYGKEEDGYVNYVKGANIAGFVKVAEAMLAQGVV
- the dprA gene encoding DNA-processing protein DprA, which produces MFSEETLYSVALRHCPLIGDMVFRKLVSEVGSAKEVWELSKSGLKNIYGIGRKISLEIGNEDHLKFAENELKFCEKNNIQINLRHLGNLPHQLNECEDAPAILYQKGCYNTALKPVSMVGTRNITSYGKNFVQDFLNEVKDRKIITISGLALGVDTEIHEVSIQKNIATVAILAHGFHTLYPSKNRKLSERILEDNGVLFTEFNSSQKPDRENFIQRNRVIAGLSPATIVVETAFGGGSMSTATFANNYNREVFALPGKITDKYSQGCNHLIFQNKAAAISTVSSLVEQLGFSNDIEKTGELFPSSEIKIQLPEFQQTLLQSLDKNIPLSLDEISVKLQIPSYKILPDLLQLEILGYIKALSGRQYLAI
- a CDS encoding rhomboid family intramembrane serine protease — translated: MLKESLNYKAVIYAATMVSAMWLGFFLQYLGFFDGCSGAIVPLNPDGLKGIFFSPFLHGNLEHIFGNSVPIFVLIFLLFQFYPFIAKKVFFLGWLASAFLVWLLPPIDIITGEFNYVCIIGASGIVYVLAFFLFFSGVFRWNMKLLTVSLIVALYYGSLVWGVMPEELFSKLEEPSRISWQSHLSGAVVGIIMAFVFRKTGEKNKRFIWQFPNYYSEKDDKLWQEYKENHPDDFQELPYLKKEDPWDHLDKIRKNE
- a CDS encoding DUF3078 domain-containing protein: MRQFIAFFLLLMSVFAYSQEGRNILKEIDSISQRRWDSVSLDLDSLANPKLVNFDVHFKDTIVIRDKVVISNITEDIPITPYNLLKLKEPVRWFYFGQNNLVFNQSSFSNWNSGGNNNIGIIGKINYNLSYKNRKHFLDNNLQLGYGFVTTQGESSRKTEDYINLMTNYGYDIGKNFYLSTGFQFLSQFSPGYNYSVTPNPEFEDRVSRFMSPGYLNAGLGISYNPNENFQVIFRPVNGKFTFVTDPFLQKAGKYGLERDGQSVRSELGALVNILYRLKIYKDINLVNQVNFFSNYVTHPERVDIAYNGTLNIRFNKFISTVISLDLLYDHDQLQKLQMKQTLGVGFSYNLGFENREKNKKLIKPFAD
- a CDS encoding YifB family Mg chelatase-like AAA ATPase encodes the protein MLVKIYGSAIFGVSAQTITIEVNVDTSGVGYHLVGLPDNAIKESSYRISAALKNVGFKIPGKKITINMAPADLRKEGSAYDLSIALGILSASEQIKAEEIGNYIIMGELSLDGGLLPIKGVLPIAIKAREEGFKGIILPKQNIREAAIVDQLEVYGVENIKEVIDFFNEGIPLERTIIDTRKEFQDKINFFPTDFSEVKGQETAKRAMEVAAAGGHNIILIGPPGSGKTMLAKRVPSILPPLTLKEALETTKIHSVAGKIGTETSLMTVRPFRSPHHTISDVALVGGGSYPQPGEISLAHNGVLFLDEMPEFKRTVLEVMRQPLEDREVTISRAKFTVNYPASFMLVASMNPSPSGYFPDDPNNTSSQFEMQRYMNKLSGPLLDRIDIHIEVQKVEFDQLSDRRKGEKSDEIRTRVLKAREIQTKRYHNADIHYNAQMGPKEIEKYCELDETSQNLIKTAMEKLNLSARAYDRILKVARTIADLELAETLNSSHIAEAIQYRSLDREFWNV